In Deltaproteobacteria bacterium, one DNA window encodes the following:
- a CDS encoding cell division protein ZapA: MPETFNAVILGRTLPLKANGNEDYLREVVDYVNGKVDEVKGKSTGMTDLNVALLAILNIADDYFVALGKQRAVFSQIEQRCDDLIEYIDSKL, encoded by the coding sequence ATGCCCGAGACCTTCAACGCCGTCATTCTGGGACGCACGCTGCCCCTGAAGGCGAACGGCAATGAGGACTATCTCCGGGAGGTCGTCGACTACGTCAATGGCAAGGTCGACGAGGTCAAGGGGAAGTCGACGGGCATGACGGACCTGAACGTCGCCCTGCTCGCGATCCTGAACATCGCGGACGACTACTTCGTGGCCCTCGGCAAGCAGCGCGCCGTGTTCTCCCAGATCGAGCAGCGATGCGACGATCTGATTGAATATATCGACTCCAAACTGTGA
- a CDS encoding serine hydroxymethyltransferase — protein MSVENVREIERTIEEHNTWRDHCVNLIASENVVSRRVRRVLGSDFGHRYAEGHPGKRYYEGTQYIDMLEARAREGILAIFGCRHADVRPYSGNVANEAVFSRFISGDRAVMVNSTPGGGHISHHKAGSVGKFTKLIVDFPRSEDGYSIDVAKARDLIDETKPTFVILGKSMILLPEPVAEIAEICRARHIVLHYDAAHVLGLIAGGQFQKPLEEGADIMTGSTHKTFFGTQRGVIMSNWDDEQWKTLDRGVFPGSTSNHHLDTLAAFSLAVEEWKAFGRDYAKAVVENARHFAEALAAEGFDVQGKSFGFTRSHQVIVSVKDQGGGKPVSRLMADNNIICNMNMLPHEPLKNAMNPEGLRLGVQEMTRFGMGAAEMKTIASLLATCVLRGENVKARVEEFRGQFQMVKYSFDAAE, from the coding sequence ATGTCGGTCGAGAACGTGCGCGAGATCGAGCGGACGATCGAGGAACACAACACCTGGCGAGACCACTGCGTGAACCTGATCGCGAGCGAAAACGTCGTTTCGCGCCGCGTCCGCCGCGTCCTCGGATCGGATTTCGGGCATCGCTACGCTGAAGGACACCCCGGCAAACGGTATTACGAAGGCACGCAGTACATCGACATGCTCGAAGCCCGGGCACGCGAGGGGATCCTCGCGATTTTCGGATGCCGGCACGCCGACGTGCGCCCGTACTCCGGCAACGTGGCCAACGAGGCGGTTTTCTCGCGGTTCATCTCGGGCGACCGGGCGGTGATGGTCAACTCCACGCCCGGCGGCGGACACATCAGCCACCACAAGGCCGGATCGGTCGGCAAGTTCACCAAGCTCATCGTGGACTTCCCCCGCTCCGAAGACGGCTACTCGATCGACGTGGCAAAGGCGCGCGATCTGATCGACGAAACGAAGCCGACGTTCGTGATCCTCGGCAAGAGCATGATCCTGCTGCCCGAACCGGTCGCCGAGATCGCCGAAATCTGCCGCGCGCGCCATATCGTCCTGCACTACGACGCGGCGCACGTGCTCGGCCTCATCGCCGGCGGTCAGTTCCAGAAGCCGCTCGAAGAGGGCGCGGACATCATGACCGGTTCGACGCACAAGACCTTTTTCGGCACGCAGCGCGGCGTCATCATGTCGAATTGGGACGACGAGCAGTGGAAGACGCTCGACCGCGGCGTGTTCCCCGGCTCGACGAGCAACCACCACCTCGACACCCTCGCGGCGTTTTCGCTCGCCGTCGAGGAATGGAAGGCGTTCGGCCGCGATTACGCCAAGGCCGTGGTCGAGAACGCCCGGCACTTCGCGGAGGCTCTCGCCGCGGAAGGCTTCGACGTTCAGGGCAAAAGTTTCGGCTTCACGCGCAGCCACCAGGTGATCGTGTCGGTGAAGGACCAGGGCGGCGGCAAACCGGTCAGCCGGCTCATGGCCGACAACAACATCATCTGCAACATGAACATGCTGCCGCACGAGCCGCTGAAAAACGCGATGAACCCCGAGGGCCTGCGACTCGGCGTGCAGGAGATGACGCGGTTCGGCATGGGCGCGGCGGAGATGAAGACCATCGCGTCGCTGCTGGCCACGTGCGTGCTGCGCGGCGAGAACGTCAAGGCGCGCGTCGAGGAATTCCGCGGTCAGTTCCAAATGGTGAAATACAGTTTCGACGCCGCAGAGTGA
- a CDS encoding FHA domain-containing protein codes for MATVEELENLLDDLDIDRDLAKAELETAQGKIEKAEARKDKVKPEIYQKVVGEYVAARDAAQAKLDEIEANIAATHAEIESTKAAAEEDARRAEEEARRAEEEAARRAEEERIAREEEERRAREEAERMAREEAERAAREAEERLRAEEEARSREEAERAAREDEARNAEANRRREEDRQAAREMIASLVSDRDAVMAEMAGPQNEMEEIEFRKEMGEFESDDEYDAAAASVREKLAGLNDRIAGIDVQIRELASAHGVESPVGPAPGEIESPAAAAELAPAETDAAIETLLESAPVAEAAVEEVEESAEAEDLHEEVVETLEGDWSDVERRFFESSADHRFFVNPCLIMHDANGRERVFEMAHEITTLGSAGMGEVDVMIEHASVDKKHARIKLEHGRYIIKDLGSRKGTYVNGKRIKKERLNHLDKVKIGDVFLQVRLM; via the coding sequence GTGGCGACCGTTGAAGAACTCGAAAACCTGCTCGACGACCTGGACATCGATCGCGACCTCGCCAAGGCCGAGCTCGAAACGGCGCAGGGAAAGATCGAGAAGGCCGAAGCCCGCAAGGACAAGGTCAAGCCCGAGATCTATCAGAAGGTCGTCGGCGAATACGTCGCGGCGCGCGACGCCGCGCAGGCGAAGCTCGACGAGATCGAAGCCAATATCGCCGCAACACACGCCGAAATCGAATCGACCAAGGCCGCGGCCGAAGAAGACGCCCGTCGGGCGGAAGAAGAAGCTCGCCGCGCCGAGGAAGAAGCTGCCCGACGCGCCGAGGAAGAACGTATCGCACGGGAAGAAGAGGAACGTCGGGCGCGCGAAGAAGCCGAGCGCATGGCCCGAGAGGAAGCCGAACGAGCGGCGCGCGAAGCCGAAGAGCGCCTCCGGGCCGAGGAAGAAGCGCGGAGCCGCGAAGAAGCCGAACGGGCGGCCCGCGAGGACGAAGCGCGCAACGCGGAGGCGAATCGACGGCGCGAAGAAGACCGTCAGGCCGCGCGCGAGATGATCGCGTCCCTCGTTTCCGACCGTGACGCCGTCATGGCCGAGATGGCGGGTCCCCAGAACGAGATGGAAGAGATCGAGTTCCGCAAGGAGATGGGCGAGTTCGAGTCGGACGACGAGTACGACGCAGCCGCCGCATCGGTGCGCGAAAAGCTCGCCGGCCTCAACGATCGCATTGCGGGGATCGACGTGCAGATCCGCGAATTGGCCTCCGCCCACGGCGTGGAATCGCCGGTCGGCCCAGCGCCCGGCGAGATCGAATCTCCCGCCGCCGCCGCGGAACTCGCGCCTGCGGAAACGGATGCGGCGATCGAGACACTGCTCGAATCCGCTCCGGTTGCCGAAGCCGCCGTCGAGGAGGTCGAGGAATCCGCCGAGGCGGAGGACCTGCACGAGGAGGTTGTCGAAACCCTCGAGGGCGACTGGAGCGATGTCGAACGCCGCTTCTTTGAAAGCTCCGCCGATCACCGCTTCTTCGTGAATCCCTGCCTCATCATGCACGACGCGAACGGGCGCGAGCGCGTGTTCGAAATGGCCCACGAGATCACCACGCTGGGCTCCGCGGGCATGGGCGAGGTCGATGTGATGATCGAACACGCGTCGGTGGACAAGAAGCACGCGCGCATCAAGCTCGAGCATGGGCGCTACATCATTAAAGACCTGGGCAGCCGGAAGGGCACGTACGTCAACGGAAAGCGCATCAAGAAGGAACGGCTGAACCACCTCGACAAGGTGAAGATCGGCGACGTCTTTTTGCAGGTGCGCTTGATGTAG
- the rny gene encoding ribonuclease Y, which yields MGTIVTAVAVVLALAAGLGIGKTLARGAGRQRMAEAEELIRRREEETRERMATLEKELELKGKAKQLELRQQFDNEAQASREKIRNQELRNKQKNDVLEKKSEVLDRRDLEITQRERTVIVREKALVQQEKKYQALVDDWYTKIEKAAGLTSQEAKKQLVESVISEAKHEAAKSVRRIEEEARESAEKNAKKIIALATQRVAVDFVNENSVSVVHLPNEEMKGRIIGREGRNIRALEAATGIDFIVDDTPEAVILSGHNPVRRAVASRVLQQLIQDGRIHPGRIEEIVQKVEQEIEKEMAQAGEQATFDVGVHGMHPDLIKLLGRLRYRTSYSQNQLSHAVEVAFINGIMAAELGLNVKIARRAGLLHDIGKAVDHEVEGSHALIGMELARKYNEHPDVCHAIGAHHEDIKMESALDVITQVADALSGARPGARREMFESYIKRLNDLEGIAQSFEGVEKTFAIQAGREIRVMVEAEKVDDDGSLVLSKDIARKIEQEMTYPGQIRVVVIRESRAVEYAR from the coding sequence ATGGGAACCATTGTCACGGCCGTAGCGGTCGTGTTGGCGCTCGCGGCGGGACTGGGGATCGGCAAGACCCTCGCCCGCGGCGCCGGCCGGCAGAGAATGGCGGAGGCCGAGGAACTCATTCGTCGGCGGGAAGAGGAAACCCGCGAACGGATGGCCACGCTCGAAAAGGAACTGGAGCTCAAGGGCAAGGCCAAACAACTGGAGCTGCGTCAGCAATTCGACAACGAAGCGCAGGCATCTCGGGAAAAAATTCGAAATCAGGAACTGAGAAACAAGCAGAAGAACGACGTCCTCGAGAAAAAAAGCGAGGTGCTCGACCGCCGGGATCTGGAGATCACGCAGCGCGAACGGACGGTCATCGTTCGTGAAAAGGCGCTGGTGCAGCAGGAAAAGAAATATCAGGCCCTCGTGGACGACTGGTACACGAAGATCGAGAAAGCCGCGGGCCTGACCTCGCAGGAGGCCAAGAAGCAGCTCGTCGAGTCGGTGATCTCCGAGGCGAAACACGAGGCCGCCAAGTCCGTACGGCGTATCGAGGAAGAAGCCCGCGAGAGCGCCGAGAAAAACGCCAAGAAGATCATCGCCCTCGCCACGCAGCGCGTCGCCGTCGATTTCGTCAACGAGAATTCGGTCAGCGTCGTCCATCTGCCCAACGAGGAGATGAAGGGACGCATCATCGGCCGCGAAGGGCGCAACATCCGCGCGCTCGAGGCGGCGACCGGCATCGACTTCATCGTCGATGACACGCCCGAAGCGGTCATTCTGTCGGGCCACAATCCGGTCCGCCGCGCGGTGGCGTCGCGCGTCCTGCAGCAGCTCATTCAGGACGGCCGCATTCACCCCGGTCGCATCGAGGAAATCGTCCAGAAGGTCGAACAGGAGATCGAGAAGGAAATGGCGCAGGCGGGCGAACAGGCCACGTTTGACGTGGGCGTCCACGGTATGCACCCCGACCTCATCAAACTGCTGGGCCGACTGCGTTACCGCACCAGCTACTCGCAGAACCAGCTCTCGCACGCGGTCGAGGTGGCGTTCATCAACGGCATCATGGCGGCGGAACTCGGGCTGAACGTGAAGATCGCGCGCCGCGCCGGGCTTCTGCACGACATCGGCAAGGCCGTGGACCACGAGGTCGAGGGTTCGCACGCGCTCATCGGCATGGAGCTCGCGCGCAAGTACAACGAGCACCCCGACGTCTGCCACGCCATCGGCGCCCATCACGAGGACATCAAGATGGAGAGCGCCCTCGACGTCATCACGCAGGTGGCCGACGCGCTCTCCGGCGCGCGCCCGGGCGCACGGCGCGAGATGTTCGAGAGCTACATCAAGCGGCTCAACGACCTCGAGGGTATCGCCCAGAGTTTCGAGGGCGTCGAGAAGACCTTCGCCATCCAGGCCGGCCGCGAGATTCGCGTCATGGTCGAGGCGGAAAAGGTGGACGACGACGGCAGCCTCGTGCTTTCCAAGGACATCGCGCGCAAGATCGAGCAGGAGATGACCTATCCCGGCCAGATCCGCGTGGTGGTCATTCGCGAAAGCCGCGCCGTGGAATACGCGCGTTAG
- a CDS encoding DNA alkylation repair protein, translating to MPANLKDILNETAIRAMGRALRGVDASFDADAFARDAISGLADRELLQRAAWIADAMHRRLPKEYATAIDIVVRSLPPPLTRTDDFGYEILCMLPHVMFVERHGLDHFESSIAAQYELTKRFSAERSIRAFLVRYPAETLSVLKTWATDADPHVRRLVSEGIRPRLPWAPRLRDFQVDPSPVIELLELLRDDDERYVHRSVANCMNDIGKDHPDRLVDLCRKWMDGAPSGRKWIVGHALRSLVKAGHPGALEILGAGAKPRVSVASVRFDPPRVKIGGRVEAWIELRSESRVAQDLLIDFAVHFVKSNGTRRPKVFKLRRLELDAGVTITLRANVSFEPMTTRRSYPGRHAMDLRINGVVFPVGEFDVK from the coding sequence GTGCCGGCGAATCTCAAAGACATTCTGAACGAAACCGCGATCCGAGCGATGGGTCGGGCTCTGCGCGGCGTGGATGCGTCTTTCGATGCGGACGCGTTTGCGCGCGATGCCATTTCCGGCCTCGCCGATCGTGAACTTCTCCAGAGAGCCGCGTGGATTGCGGATGCCATGCATCGGCGCCTCCCGAAGGAATACGCAACAGCGATCGATATCGTGGTCCGTTCGCTGCCGCCCCCTCTCACCCGTACCGACGATTTCGGCTACGAAATTTTGTGCATGCTGCCGCACGTGATGTTCGTCGAACGGCACGGCCTGGATCACTTCGAGTCGTCGATCGCGGCCCAGTACGAACTGACGAAACGCTTTTCCGCCGAACGCAGTATCCGCGCATTCCTTGTCCGATACCCGGCCGAAACGTTGAGCGTCCTCAAGACCTGGGCCACCGACGCCGACCCGCACGTGCGCCGTCTCGTCTCCGAGGGCATTCGCCCCCGGCTGCCCTGGGCTCCGCGACTTCGGGATTTTCAGGTTGACCCCTCGCCGGTCATCGAGCTGCTGGAACTGCTTCGCGACGACGACGAGCGATACGTTCATCGATCCGTCGCCAATTGCATGAACGATATCGGGAAGGATCACCCGGACCGTCTTGTCGATCTGTGCCGGAAATGGATGGACGGCGCTCCGAGCGGCCGAAAGTGGATCGTCGGCCACGCCCTGCGTTCGCTGGTCAAGGCGGGGCACCCCGGCGCTCTCGAAATTCTCGGCGCGGGCGCGAAACCGCGCGTCAGCGTCGCGTCGGTCCGATTCGATCCGCCGCGTGTGAAAATCGGCGGGCGAGTGGAGGCGTGGATCGAATTGCGTAGCGAAAGCCGAGTCGCACAGGATCTCCTGATCGATTTCGCGGTGCATTTCGTCAAGTCCAACGGGACGCGCCGGCCGAAGGTGTTCAAGCTCCGTCGACTCGAACTCGATGCGGGAGTCACGATCACGTTGCGGGCGAACGTCTCATTCGAGCCGATGACCACCCGGCGGAGTTATCCCGGCCGGCACGCCATGGACTTGCGCATCAACGGCGTTGTTTTTCCGGTCGGAGAATTCGACGTGAAATGA
- a CDS encoding HAMP domain-containing protein, producing the protein MRAFSPRNARGAFDFSEPDHRPKLPLEQRIRRFVALILGVNVILLILFQTSILQPSVERLEQSLLFDDLERVENAIEQESASLDLKCREWSAWDDPYELIEKPESPELAQFVADNLVDEYFAAGQIALMGMIDRSGNIVWGEIHGPNGRLIEPLADLREFFGRDPSAFFDFRNTTDRYSGVVGTRLGPMILASRPQLNGKFEGPIRGAFIMGKFLDGRLTARLSEQTRVLFRGWNAGSQHDGSGDPAGLRAGERSFDVRDGQTIDAYTAIADDRGEPVYVAHAIIPRTVQLQAERFFLLMHGSVIGVSVAVFLAFGFVLRRQVVRPIVEMKGAMHSLGESKDVTHRLSSEDPTEIGLLAGDIHRLLERTTRDMDFMRMTEDALRRNEHILRLMAERTPSGFLLVDGAGGSVLYHNRLFCEIWAGSAYDAESNLCEPTLTELRDRVGATLQDAGVARVFADTLLDAGDDRVIDEEWGLTDGRTVKTYSTLLQSGDGVLIGRYYVFDDITAQKCVEVELVRRGLLLEAVATASNLLISSSDHHAAMSDALAVLGTAIEAERVEICEILSSVTATSPVVERRHRWIAHEDVGGEEGSREDRMGEIDLRATIDALGDGRVIRTGSGGRAEEWSEACVILVPVHVDARLWGFIRFDLMKGESTRIEEDDAILLVAAGSIGADIARKAYEKKLVETVSELERMNRLMRGRENRVLELKAVINELHLRLGERPRYTVPESYYGAEDRRVS; encoded by the coding sequence ATGCGGGCGTTTTCGCCGAGGAATGCACGCGGCGCATTTGATTTTTCGGAGCCGGATCATCGGCCGAAACTGCCGCTGGAACAGCGCATCCGCCGATTCGTCGCCCTGATTCTGGGCGTGAACGTCATCCTGCTGATTCTATTTCAGACTTCGATCCTCCAGCCCTCCGTGGAGCGGCTCGAACAGTCCTTGTTGTTCGATGACCTGGAACGCGTGGAAAACGCGATCGAGCAGGAATCCGCATCGCTCGATCTCAAATGCCGCGAGTGGTCGGCGTGGGACGACCCCTACGAGTTGATCGAGAAGCCGGAATCGCCCGAACTCGCGCAATTTGTCGCGGATAACCTGGTGGATGAGTACTTCGCGGCGGGTCAGATCGCCCTCATGGGCATGATCGACCGGAGCGGAAACATCGTCTGGGGCGAGATTCACGGCCCGAACGGCCGTCTGATCGAGCCCCTCGCCGATTTGCGGGAATTTTTCGGACGGGACCCGTCGGCCTTTTTCGATTTCCGGAATACGACCGACCGGTATTCCGGCGTGGTCGGCACGCGCCTCGGACCGATGATCCTGGCTTCGCGGCCCCAGCTCAACGGCAAATTCGAGGGACCGATCCGTGGCGCGTTCATCATGGGAAAATTCCTCGACGGCCGGTTGACGGCGCGGCTTTCCGAGCAGACTCGGGTCCTGTTTCGCGGATGGAATGCCGGTTCGCAACACGACGGATCCGGCGATCCTGCCGGGCTGCGTGCCGGCGAGCGCAGCTTCGACGTCCGCGACGGCCAGACGATCGACGCGTACACGGCGATTGCCGACGACCGCGGCGAGCCCGTATACGTCGCGCACGCGATCATTCCCCGAACCGTTCAGCTTCAGGCCGAACGGTTCTTCCTGCTGATGCACGGCTCCGTCATCGGCGTCAGCGTGGCGGTGTTTCTCGCGTTCGGATTCGTGCTGCGCCGTCAGGTGGTGCGCCCCATCGTGGAGATGAAAGGGGCGATGCACTCCCTCGGCGAATCGAAGGACGTCACGCATCGGCTCTCTTCGGAGGACCCGACCGAGATCGGCCTGCTCGCCGGCGACATCCACCGACTGCTCGAACGGACCACGCGCGACATGGACTTCATGCGCATGACGGAGGACGCGCTGCGTCGCAACGAGCACATCCTTCGCCTGATGGCCGAGCGAACCCCCAGCGGATTTCTGCTCGTGGACGGCGCCGGGGGGAGCGTGCTCTATCACAACCGTCTCTTTTGCGAGATCTGGGCCGGATCGGCCTACGACGCGGAGTCGAACCTGTGCGAACCCACACTGACGGAGCTTCGGGATCGGGTGGGCGCGACGCTGCAAGACGCCGGGGTCGCGCGCGTGTTCGCCGATACGCTGCTCGATGCCGGCGACGACCGGGTCATCGATGAGGAATGGGGCCTGACGGACGGGCGCACCGTCAAGACCTATTCGACGCTTCTTCAAAGCGGCGACGGCGTCCTCATCGGCCGGTACTACGTCTTCGACGACATCACCGCGCAAAAGTGCGTGGAGGTCGAACTCGTCCGTCGTGGCCTGTTGCTCGAAGCCGTCGCCACGGCCTCGAATCTGCTGATTTCGTCATCCGACCATCACGCCGCGATGTCCGACGCCCTCGCGGTGCTCGGAACCGCCATCGAAGCGGAGCGCGTGGAGATTTGCGAAATCCTGAGCTCCGTCACGGCGACGTCGCCCGTTGTCGAGCGGCGTCATCGGTGGATCGCCCACGAAGACGTCGGGGGCGAAGAAGGCTCACGGGAAGACCGAATGGGCGAAATCGACCTGAGAGCGACGATCGACGCGCTCGGAGACGGTCGCGTGATTCGCACGGGGTCCGGCGGACGCGCGGAGGAATGGTCGGAGGCATGCGTCATTCTCGTGCCGGTGCACGTGGACGCCCGACTGTGGGGATTCATCCGCTTCGACCTGATGAAAGGCGAATCGACCCGGATCGAGGAGGACGACGCGATTCTGCTCGTCGCCGCCGGCAGCATCGGGGCGGATATCGCCCGCAAGGCGTACGAGAAAAAACTCGTCGAAACGGTGTCCGAACTTGAGCGGATGAACCGTCTGATGCGCGGACGTGAAAACCGCGTGCTGGAACTCAAAGCGGTCATCAACGAACTGCACCTGCGCCTCGGAGAACGTCCCCGCTATACCGTCCCCGAGTCCTATTACGGTGCGGAAGACCGGAGGGTGTCGTGA
- a CDS encoding response regulator: MTAAELIDTHREKPQPEFRADPDDPYARIAELETIVAARDGDLARARAENEAKLRERQTTQERVRRSNELMELQAEELRESQAQLVSMIEDSLEAKQLAEDANRELQSAIERANRLAEEAEQANAAKSEFLAMMSHEIRTPMNAVIGFLGLLQDTPLNGQQKDYATTAVNSARALLTIINDILDFSKIAAGRLELENIDFDLWATLEEFSAAYGIRAQEKGLEFVCDISPDVPRGVVGDPGRLRQILTNLVGNSIKFTARGEVVVQVRLGRRRAEGIGLEFEVRDSGIGIPEDRRKNLFEAFYQVDASTTRQYGGTGLGLSISKQLTEMMGGRIGVRSEPGRGSCFHFDITLGAAKAPGALEPDTEELRGRRILVVDDNAASREHLVRVLTRWQAIVMESPDAASALEELGGAVECGQPFDLVLIDREMPHVGGAELAHWIRVDRRFDDLKAIFLSHQYADRNASTATDGVFGCVTKPVRISRLKSALVAAAKGLPFDTDPETSEVSSRRESSRAQGEGRHVLVAEDNSINQRLALTLLEKMGYRAEAVGNGAEALRALSQIPYDLVLMDVQMPEMDGVEATVAIRNSDPAVLRHDIPIIALTANVMTGDRERFLAAGMDDFIAKPIDPDILAAKLREWIPAESSAAKESSSPSAKSTVAQTADRTGDQAESSIDMPALLRRVMNDEALARLVLGQFAERVEGDLDEIEAALSTGNAAEVGRLAHRMKGAAASVSAIQVAPIAGELEKKGKKGDLAGADGLLKQLRQRALRFRRDALELLGQGRTSAPSEAGA, from the coding sequence GTGACGGCGGCCGAGCTGATCGATACGCACCGCGAAAAACCGCAGCCCGAATTTCGCGCCGATCCGGACGACCCGTACGCGCGCATCGCCGAACTCGAAACGATCGTCGCCGCGCGCGACGGCGATCTCGCGAGGGCGCGGGCGGAAAACGAGGCGAAGCTGCGCGAACGTCAGACGACCCAGGAGCGCGTTCGCCGGTCGAACGAATTGATGGAGCTGCAGGCCGAGGAGTTGCGGGAGAGCCAAGCGCAGCTCGTGAGCATGATCGAGGATTCTCTCGAAGCGAAACAGCTCGCCGAGGATGCGAACCGCGAGCTTCAGTCGGCCATCGAGCGCGCGAACCGGCTCGCCGAAGAGGCTGAGCAGGCCAACGCGGCGAAAAGCGAATTTCTCGCGATGATGAGCCACGAGATCCGGACGCCGATGAACGCCGTGATCGGGTTTCTGGGCCTGCTGCAGGACACACCGCTGAACGGTCAGCAAAAGGACTACGCGACGACCGCCGTGAACAGCGCCCGGGCTCTGCTCACCATCATCAACGACATCCTCGATTTCTCGAAGATCGCGGCGGGGCGGCTGGAGCTTGAAAACATCGATTTCGATCTCTGGGCCACGCTGGAAGAGTTTTCCGCCGCATATGGAATTCGAGCGCAGGAAAAGGGGCTCGAATTCGTCTGCGACATCTCGCCGGATGTTCCACGGGGCGTGGTCGGAGACCCCGGACGCCTGCGCCAGATTCTGACGAATCTCGTGGGAAATTCGATCAAGTTCACGGCGAGAGGCGAGGTCGTCGTGCAGGTGCGACTGGGTCGTCGGCGCGCCGAGGGCATCGGGCTCGAGTTCGAGGTCCGCGACTCCGGCATCGGAATCCCCGAGGATAGGCGGAAGAACCTGTTCGAAGCGTTCTACCAAGTGGATGCCTCCACGACGCGCCAATACGGCGGCACGGGCCTCGGCCTGTCGATCAGCAAACAGCTCACCGAGATGATGGGTGGCCGAATCGGCGTACGCAGCGAGCCGGGAAGGGGATCGTGTTTCCATTTCGACATCACCCTCGGAGCGGCGAAAGCGCCCGGGGCGCTCGAGCCCGACACGGAAGAGCTGCGCGGTCGGCGCATCCTGGTCGTCGACGACAACGCGGCGAGCCGGGAACATCTGGTCCGCGTGCTCACGCGCTGGCAGGCCATCGTCATGGAATCGCCCGATGCGGCGAGCGCGCTGGAAGAACTCGGCGGTGCGGTGGAATGCGGTCAGCCGTTCGACCTCGTACTGATCGATCGGGAAATGCCGCACGTGGGTGGCGCGGAACTCGCCCACTGGATTCGAGTCGATCGCCGATTCGACGATCTGAAGGCGATTTTTCTTTCCCACCAGTACGCGGATCGGAATGCCTCGACCGCGACGGACGGCGTGTTCGGTTGCGTCACGAAGCCCGTCCGGATCTCCCGTCTGAAGAGCGCCCTGGTCGCCGCCGCGAAGGGGCTGCCGTTCGATACGGATCCCGAAACTTCCGAAGTGAGTTCTCGGCGTGAGTCCTCCCGGGCTCAGGGCGAAGGCCGACATGTCCTGGTGGCGGAGGACAATTCCATCAACCAGCGTTTGGCACTCACGTTGCTCGAAAAGATGGGCTATCGAGCCGAAGCGGTGGGTAACGGCGCCGAGGCTCTGCGCGCGCTATCCCAGATTCCGTACGACCTCGTCCTGATGGACGTGCAGATGCCCGAAATGGACGGTGTCGAGGCCACCGTTGCGATTCGCAACTCCGATCCGGCGGTGCTGCGTCACGACATTCCGATCATCGCGCTCACGGCGAATGTGATGACCGGCGACCGGGAACGATTCCTCGCCGCGGGCATGGACGACTTCATCGCCAAACCCATCGATCCGGATATCCTCGCAGCCAAGTTGCGCGAATGGATCCCGGCGGAATCGTCCGCGGCGAAGGAGTCGTCGTCCCCTTCTGCGAAATCAACTGTCGCGCAAACAGCCGACCGCACCGGAGATCAGGCGGAATCGTCCATCGACATGCCCGCCCTGCTGCGTCGCGTGATGAACGACGAGGCGCTCGCCCGACTGGTGCTCGGCCAATTTGCGGAGCGCGTGGAGGGGGATCTGGACGAGATCGAGGCGGCACTTTCGACCGGCAACGCGGCCGAGGTCGGACGTCTGGCGCATCGCATGAAAGGCGCGGCCGCCAGCGTTTCGGCCATACAAGTCGCCCCCATTGCCGGCGAACTGGAAAAAAAGGGAAAAAAAGGCGATCTGGCCGGTGCGGACGGTTTGTTGAAACAGCTTCGGCAACGCGCTCTGCGATTTCGCCGGGACGCGCTCGAGTTGCTGGGTCAAGGTCGAACCTCGGCCCCATCCGAAGCCGGCGCCTGA
- a CDS encoding dihydrofolate reductase, producing MTTSKNISQRPQCSVFIAMSLDGFIARPDGGVDWLDCVDMPDEDFGFFAFFNTVDAVVFGRNTWDVACGFSTWLYGEKSCFVLTHREAEPKHDEEFLRGAPAEIVAELARRGMRRAYIDGGAVIRQFLDAGLIDDLTVSIIPILLGDGIPLFARGFEHGLKLEECRSWPTGLVQVRYRVG from the coding sequence ATGACGACATCGAAGAACATCTCGCAACGCCCCCAATGTTCCGTGTTCATCGCCATGAGCCTCGACGGATTCATCGCCCGCCCGGACGGCGGTGTCGACTGGCTGGACTGCGTGGACATGCCCGACGAAGACTTCGGATTTTTCGCGTTCTTCAACACGGTGGACGCGGTCGTGTTCGGACGGAACACGTGGGACGTCGCATGCGGATTCTCGACGTGGTTGTACGGGGAAAAGTCCTGTTTCGTGTTGACGCACCGCGAAGCCGAACCGAAACACGACGAAGAGTTTCTTCGCGGCGCCCCCGCCGAGATCGTCGCTGAGCTCGCGAGGCGCGGGATGCGTCGCGCGTATATCGATGGCGGCGCGGTCATCCGGCAGTTCCTGGACGCGGGTCTCATCGACGACCTCACGGTTTCGATCATCCCGATCTTGCTCGGCGACGGGATCCCGCTGTTCGCCCGGGGGTTCGAGCACGGCCTGAAGCTGGAAGAGTGCCGGTCGTGGCCGACGGGCCTCGTGCAGGTTCGTTACCGAGTCGGGTGA